In a genomic window of Phacochoerus africanus isolate WHEZ1 chromosome 6, ROS_Pafr_v1, whole genome shotgun sequence:
- the SETDB1 gene encoding LOW QUALITY PROTEIN: histone-lysine N-methyltransferase SETDB1 (The sequence of the model RefSeq protein was modified relative to this genomic sequence to represent the inferred CDS: inserted 3 bases in 2 codons), with protein sequence MSSLPGCIGLDAAAAAMESEEIAELQQAVVEELGISMEELRQFIDEELEKMDCVQQRKKQLAELETWVIQKESEVAHVDQLFDDASKAVTNCESLVKDFYSKLGLQYRDSSSEDEASRPTEIIEIPDEDDDVLSIDSGDAGSRTPKDQKLREAMAALRKSAQDVQKFMDAVNKKSSSQDLHKGTLSQMTGELTKDGDLTVGMRILGKKRTKTWHKGTLIAIQTVGPGKKYKVKFDNKGKSLLSGNHIAYDHHPPVDKLYVGSRVVAKYKDGNQVWLYAGIVAETPNVKNKNRFLIFFDDGYASYVTESELYPICRPLKKTWEDIEDISCRDFIEEYITAYPNRPMVLLKSGQLIKTEWEGTWWKSRVEEVDGSLVRILFLDDKRCEWIYRGSTRLEPMFSMKTSSASALEKKQGGQLRTRPNMGAVRSKGPVVQYTQDLTSTGTQFKPLEPPQPTASPAPPXPPAPSGPPLSPQAGDNESLESQLAQSRKQVAKKSTSFRPGSVGSGHSSPTSPALSETAPVGKPGINQTYRSPLGSTTSAPTPPAPPXPPAFHGMLERAPAEPSYRAPMEKLFYLPHVCSYTCLSRVRPMRNEQYRGKNPLLVPLLYDFRRMTARRRVNRKMGFHVIYKTPCGLCLRTMQEIERYLFETGCDFLFLEMFCLDPYVLVDRKFQPYKPFYYILDITYGKEDVPLSCVNEIDTTPPPQVAYSKERIPGKGVFINTGPEFLVGCDCKDGCRDKSKCACHQLTIQATACTPGGQINPNSGYQYKRLEECLPTGVYECNKRCKCDPNMCTNRLVQHGLQVRLQLFKTQNKGWGIRCLDDIAKGSFVCIYAGKILTDDFADKEGLEMGDEYFANLDHIESVENFKEGYESDAPCSSDSSGVDLKDQEDGNSGTEDPEESNDDSSDDNFCKDEDFSTSSVWRSYATRRQTRGQKENGLSEMPSKDSRPPDLGPPHIPVSPSIPVGGCNPPSSEETPKNKVASWLSCNSVNEGGFADSDSRSSFKTSEGGEGRAGGSRGEAEKASSSGLGFKDEGDIKQAKKEDPDDRSKMSIVTESSRNYGYNPSPVKIEGLRRPPSKTSMHQSRRLLAFAQSNPDDILTLSSSTESEGESGTSRKPTAGQTSATAVDSDDIQTISSGSEGDDFEDKKNMSGPVKRQVAVKSTRGFALKSTHGIAIKSTNMASVEKGESAPVRKNTRQFYDGEESCYIIDAKLEGNLGRYLNHSCSPNLFVQNVFVDTHDLRFPWVAFFASKRIRAGTELTWDYNYEVGSVEGKELLCCCGAIECRGRLL encoded by the exons ATGTCCTCCCTCCCTGGGTGCATTGGTTTGGATGCAGCAGCAGCTGCAATGGAGTCTGAAGAAATTGCAGAGCTGCAACAGGCAGTCGTTGAGGAACTGGGTATCTCTATGGAAGAACTTCGACAGTTCATTGATGAAGAATTGGAAAAGATGGACTGTGTACAGCAGCGCAAGAAGCAACTAGCAGAGTTGGAGACTTGGGTAATACAGAAGGAATCGGAGGTGGCCCATGTTGACCAGCTCTTTGATGATGCATCCAA GGCAGTGACTAATTGTGAGTCTTTGGTGAAGGACTTTTATTCTAAACTGGGACTACAATACCGAGACAGTAGCTCTGAGGATGAAGCTTCCCGGCCCACAGAAATAATTGAGATTcctgatgaagatgatgatgtcCTCAGTATTGATTCAG GGGATGCTGGGAGCAGAACTCCAAAAGATCAGAAG CTTCGTGAAGCTATGGCTGCCTTAAGAAAGTCGGCTCAAGATGTCCAGAAGTTCATGGATGCCGTCAACAAGAAGAGCAGTTCCCAGGATCTTCACAAAG gaaCCTTGAGTCAGATGACTGGAGAGTTGACCAAAGATGGTGACCTGACAGTCGGCATGCGCATACTGGGCAAGAAGAGAACTAAGACGTGGCACAAAGGCACCCTTATTGCCATCCAGACAGTTG GGCCAGGAAAGAAGTACAAGGTGAAATTTGACAACAAAGGAAAGAGTCTACTGTCAGGGAACCATATTGCCTATGACCACCACCCTCCTGTTGACAAGCTGTATGTGGGCAGTCGAGTAGTGGCCAAATACAAAGATGGGAATCAGGTCTGGCTCTATGCTGGCATTGTAGCTGAGACACCAAACGTCAAAAACAAGAACAG gtttctcattttctttgatgATGGCTACGCTTCCTATGTTACAGAGTCTGAACTGTATCCCATTTGCCGGCCAC TGAAAAAGACTTGGGAGGACATAGAAGACATCTCCTGCCGAGACTTCATAGAGGAGTATATCACTGCTTACCCCAACCGCCCCATGGTGCTGCTCAAGAGTGGCCAGCTCATCAAGACTGAGTGGGAAGGCACATGGTGGAAGTCCCGAGTCGAGGAGGTGGACGGCAGCCTAGTCAGGATCCTCTTCCTG GATGACAAAAGGTGTGAATGGATCTATCGAGGCTCTACACGGCTGGAGCCCATGTTCAGCATGAAGACATCTTCAGCCTCTGCACTGGAGAAGAAGCAAGGGGGACAGCTCAGGACACGTCCAAATATGG GTGCTGTGAGGAGCAAAGGTCCTGTGGTCCAGTATACTCAGGATCTGACCAGTACTGGAACCCAGTTTAAGCCACTGGAGCCCCCACAGCCTACAGCCTcacctgccccacc gccccccgccccatcaGGTCCACCTCTGTCCCCGCAGGCAGGTGACAATGA AAGCTTGGAAAGCCAGCTTGCCCAATCTCGAAAGCAGGTAGCCAAAAAAAGCACATCCTTCCGACCAGGATCTGTGGGCTCTGGTCATTCCTCCCCTACATCCCCTGCACTCAGTGAAACTGCCCCTGTTGGGAAACCAGGGATCAATCAGACATATAG ATCACCTTTAGGCTCAACAACCTCTGCCCCAACACCCCCAGCTCCCC CACCCCCAGCCTTCCATGGCATGCTGGAGCGGGCCCCTGCAGAGCCCTCCTACCGTGCCCCCATGGAGAAGCTTTTCTACTTACCTCACGTGTGCAGCTATACTTGTCTGTCTCGAGTCAGACCTATGAGAAATGAGCAGTATCGGGGCAAGAACCCTCTCCTAGTCCCACTACTATATGACTTCCGGAGGATGACAGCCCGGCGCCGAGTTAACCGGAAGATGGGCTTTCATGTTATCTATAAGACACCCTGTGGCCTCTGCCTTCGGACAATGCAGGAAATTGAGCGCTACCTTTTTGAGACTGGCTGTGACTTCCTCTTCCTGGAGATGTTCTGTTTGGATCCATATGTTCTTGTGGACCGAAAGTTTCAGCCCTATAAGCCTTTTTACTATATTTTGGACATCACCTATGGGAAGGAAGATGTTCCCCTCTCCTGTGTCAATGAGATTGACacaactcccccaccccaagtggCCTACAGCAAGGAACGAATCCCAGGCAAGGGTGTTTTCATTAACACAGGTCCTGAATTTCTGGTTGGCTGTGACTGCAAAGATGGGTGCCGCGACAA ATCCAAGTGTGCCTGCCATCAGCTAACTATCCAGGCTACAGCCTGCACCCCAGGTGGCCAGATCAACCCTAATTCTGGCTACCAGTACAAGAGACTAGAAGAGTGTCTGCCCACAGG AGTTTATGAGTGTAACAAACGCTGCAAATGTGATCCAAACATGTGCACAAACCGGTTGGTGCAACATGGACTGCAGGTTCGGCTGCAGCTCTTCAAGACCCAGAACAAGGGCTGGGGTATCCGCTGCTTGGATGACATTGCCAAAGGCTCCTTTGTCTGTATTTATGCAG GCAAAATCCTGACAGATGACTTTGCCGACAAGGAGGGCCTGGAAATGGGTGATGAGTACTTTGCCAATCTGGACCATATTGAGAGTGTGGAGAACTTCAAGGAAGGATATGAGAGTGATGCCCCCTGTTCCTCTGACAGCAGTGGTGTAGACTTAAAGGATCAGGAAGATGGCAACAGCGGTACCGAGGACCCGGAAGAGTCCAACGACGATAGCTCAGATGATAACTTCTGTAAGGATGAGGACTTCAGCACCAGCTCAGTATGGCGAAGCTATGCTACCCGGCGGCAGACCCGGGGCCAGAAGGAGAATGGATTATCTGAGATGCCGTCCAAGGACTCTCGTCCCCCAGACCTCGGGCCACCACATATTCCTGTCTCCCCATCAATCCCTGTAGGTGGCTGCAATCCACCTTCTTCTGAAGAGACACCCAAGAACAAGGTGGCTTCGTGGTTGAGCTGCAATAGTGTCAATGAAGGTGGCTTTGCTGACTCTGATAGCCGTTCATCCTTCAAGACTAGTGAAGGTGGAGAAGGCCGGGCTGGGGGAAGCAGAGGGGAGGCTGAGAAGGCTTCCAGCTCAGGGCTGGGCTTCAAGGATGAGGGAGACATCAAGCAGGCCAAGAAAGAG GACCCTGATGACCGAAGCAAGATGTCAAT AGTTACTGAAAGCTCTCGAAATTATGGTTACAATCCTTCTCCTGTGAAGATTGAAGGACTTCGCCGCCCACCAAGTAAGACTAGTATGCATCAGAGCCGACGACTCTTGGCCTTTGCTCAGTCGAACCCTGAT GATATCCTGACACTGTCCAGCAGCACAGAAAGTGAGGGGGAAAGTGGGACCAGCCGAAAGCCCACTGCTGGTCAGACTTCAGCCACAGCCGTTGACAGTGATGATATCCAGACCATCTCGTCTGGCTCTGAAGGGGATGACTTTGAGGACAAGAAGAACATGTCTG GTCCAGTGAAGCGCCAAGTGGCAGTTAAATCAACCCGGGGTTTTGCTCTCAAATCAACCCATGGGATTGCCATTAAATCAACCAACATGGCATCTGTGGAAAAGGGGGAGAGCGCGCCTGTTCGTAAGAACACACGCCAGTTCTACGATGGTGAGGAGTCTTGCTACATCATCGACGCCAAGCTTGAAGGCAACCTGGGCCGCTACCTCAAT CACAGTTGCAGCCCCAACCTGTTTGTCCAGAATGTCTTCGTGGATACTCATGATCTTCGCTTCCCGTGGGTGGCCTTCTTTGCCAGCAA gaGAATTCGAGCTGGGACAGAACTTACCTGGGACTACAACTATGAGGTGGGCAGTGTGGAAGGCAAGGAGCTGCTTTGCTGCTGTGGAGCCATCGAATGCAGAGGCCGTCTTCTCTAA
- the CERS2 gene encoding ceramide synthase 2 isoform X1 produces MLQTLYDYFWWERLWLPVNLTWADLEDRDGRVYAKASDLYITLPLALVFLIIRYFFELYVATPLAALLNVKEKTRLRASPNPTLEHFYLTSGKQPKQVEVELLSRQSGLSGRQVERWFRRRRNQDRPSLLKKFREASWRFTFYLIAFIAGMAVIVDKPWFYDMRKVWEGYPIQSTIPSQYWYYMIELSFYWSLLFSIASDVKRKDFKEQIIHHVATIILISFSWFANYVRAGTLIMALHDSSDYLLESAKMFNYAGWKNTCNNIFIVFAIVFIITRLVILPFWILHCTLVYPLELYPAFFGYYFFNFMMGVLQLLHIFWAYLILRMAHKFITGKLVEDERSDREETESSEGEEAAAGGGAKSRPLANGHPILSNNHRKND; encoded by the exons ATGCTCCAGACCTTATATGACTACTTCTGGTGGGAACGGTTATGGCTGCCTGTGAACCTAACCTGGGCTGATCTAGAAGACCGAGATGGGCGTGTCTACGCCAAAGCCTCAGACCTCTATATCACACTACCCCTGGCCTTGGTCTTCCTCATCATTCGATACTTCTTTGAGCT TTATGTGGCTACACCACTGGCTGCCCTCCTAAATGTAAAAGAGAAAACTCGGCTGCGGGCATCTCCCAACCCTACTTTGGAGCACTTCTACCTGACCAGTGGCAAGCAGCCCAAACAG GTGGAGGTAGAGCTTTTGTCACGGCAGAGCGGGCTCTCTGGCCGCCAGGTAGAGCGCTGGTTCCGCCGCCGCCGCAACCAGGACCGGCCCAGTCTCCTCAAGAAGTTCCGAGAAGCCAG CTGGAGATTCACATTTTACCTGATTGCTTTCATCGCCGGCATGGCGGTCATTGTAGAT AAACCCTGGTTCTATGACATGAGGAAAGTTTGGGAGGGATATCCCATCCAG agCACCATCCCTTCCCAATATTGGTACTACATGATTGAACTGTCTTTCTACTGGTCCCTGCTCTTCAGCATTGCTTCTGATGTCAAAAGAAAG GATTTCAAGGAACAGATCATCCACCACGtggccaccatcatcctcattAGCTTCTCCTGGTTCGCCAATTACGTCCGAGCAGGAACTCTTATCATGGCTCTTCATGACTCCTCTGACTACCTGCTAGAG TCAGCCAAGATGTTTAACTATGCTGGATGGAAAAACACCTGCAACAACATCTTCATCGTCTTCGCCATTGTCTTCATTATCACCCGACTGGTCATCCTGCCCTTCTG gatcctgcattgcaccCTGGTGTACCCACTGGAGCTTTATCCTGCCTTCTTTGGCTATTACTTCTTCAATTTCATGATGGGAGTGTTACAGCTGCTGCATATCTTCTGGGCCTACCTCATTTTGCGCATGGCTCACAAGTTCATAACTGGAAAG CTGGTAGAAGATGAACGCAGTGACCGGGAAGAAACAGAGAGCTCAGAGGGGGAGGAAGCTGCAGCTGGGGGAGGAGCAAAGAGCCGGCCTCTAGCCAATGGTCACCCCATCCTCAGTAACAACCATCGTAAGAATGACTGA
- the CERS2 gene encoding ceramide synthase 2 isoform X2: protein MEDRMLQTLYDYFWWERLWLPVNLTWADLEDRDGRVYAKASDLYITLPLALVFLIIRYFFELYVATPLAALLNVKEKTRLRASPNPTLEHFYLTSGKQPKQVEVELLSRQSGLSGRQVERWFRRRRNQDRPSLLKKFREASWRFTFYLIAFIAGMAVIVDKPWFYDMRKVWEGYPIQSTIPSQYWYYMIELSFYWSLLFSIASDVKRKDFKEQIIHHVATIILISFSWFANYVRAGTLIMALHDSSDYLLESAKMFNYAGWKNTCNNIFIVFAIVFIITRLVILPFWILHCTLVYPLELYPAFFGYYFFNFMMGVLQLLHIFWAYLILRMAHKFITGKLVEDERSDREETESSEGEEAAAGGGAKSRPLANGHPILSNNHRKND, encoded by the exons GATGCTCCAGACCTTATATGACTACTTCTGGTGGGAACGGTTATGGCTGCCTGTGAACCTAACCTGGGCTGATCTAGAAGACCGAGATGGGCGTGTCTACGCCAAAGCCTCAGACCTCTATATCACACTACCCCTGGCCTTGGTCTTCCTCATCATTCGATACTTCTTTGAGCT TTATGTGGCTACACCACTGGCTGCCCTCCTAAATGTAAAAGAGAAAACTCGGCTGCGGGCATCTCCCAACCCTACTTTGGAGCACTTCTACCTGACCAGTGGCAAGCAGCCCAAACAG GTGGAGGTAGAGCTTTTGTCACGGCAGAGCGGGCTCTCTGGCCGCCAGGTAGAGCGCTGGTTCCGCCGCCGCCGCAACCAGGACCGGCCCAGTCTCCTCAAGAAGTTCCGAGAAGCCAG CTGGAGATTCACATTTTACCTGATTGCTTTCATCGCCGGCATGGCGGTCATTGTAGAT AAACCCTGGTTCTATGACATGAGGAAAGTTTGGGAGGGATATCCCATCCAG agCACCATCCCTTCCCAATATTGGTACTACATGATTGAACTGTCTTTCTACTGGTCCCTGCTCTTCAGCATTGCTTCTGATGTCAAAAGAAAG GATTTCAAGGAACAGATCATCCACCACGtggccaccatcatcctcattAGCTTCTCCTGGTTCGCCAATTACGTCCGAGCAGGAACTCTTATCATGGCTCTTCATGACTCCTCTGACTACCTGCTAGAG TCAGCCAAGATGTTTAACTATGCTGGATGGAAAAACACCTGCAACAACATCTTCATCGTCTTCGCCATTGTCTTCATTATCACCCGACTGGTCATCCTGCCCTTCTG gatcctgcattgcaccCTGGTGTACCCACTGGAGCTTTATCCTGCCTTCTTTGGCTATTACTTCTTCAATTTCATGATGGGAGTGTTACAGCTGCTGCATATCTTCTGGGCCTACCTCATTTTGCGCATGGCTCACAAGTTCATAACTGGAAAG CTGGTAGAAGATGAACGCAGTGACCGGGAAGAAACAGAGAGCTCAGAGGGGGAGGAAGCTGCAGCTGGGGGAGGAGCAAAGAGCCGGCCTCTAGCCAATGGTCACCCCATCCTCAGTAACAACCATCGTAAGAATGACTGA